In one window of uncultured Acetobacteroides sp. DNA:
- a CDS encoding inositol monophosphatase family protein, protein MIDYEKICRKTISVAVEAGHWIKNERATFQKDAVETKGLHDFVSYVDRGSEALIVKELMGIIPDAGFITEEGTVATENKKFRWVIDPLDGTTNFIHGISPFAVSIALMENEAVVVGVVYEVSLDECFYAWKGSQAFLNGTPIAVSTAPTIHDSLVATGFPYYDFSRFPEYLKLLEHLMRNTHGIRRLGSAATDLAYVAAGRFDAFYEYSLNPYDVAAGSIIVQQAGGHVCDFAGGSSYIFGREIVACNALLKDEFTAIVKDHLNTTNR, encoded by the coding sequence ATGATAGATTACGAGAAAATCTGCCGCAAAACCATCTCCGTTGCCGTAGAGGCAGGGCACTGGATAAAGAACGAAAGAGCCACCTTCCAGAAAGATGCGGTAGAGACCAAGGGCCTTCACGACTTCGTCTCATACGTCGACAGAGGCTCGGAAGCGCTAATCGTAAAAGAGCTGATGGGGATCATCCCCGACGCTGGTTTCATCACCGAAGAGGGAACCGTAGCCACTGAAAACAAGAAATTCCGATGGGTGATCGACCCCCTCGACGGAACCACCAACTTCATCCACGGCATCAGCCCCTTCGCCGTTAGCATCGCCCTCATGGAGAACGAAGCTGTCGTAGTAGGCGTCGTTTACGAGGTTAGCCTCGACGAATGCTTCTACGCCTGGAAGGGCAGCCAGGCCTTCCTCAACGGAACGCCCATCGCAGTTTCCACGGCACCCACCATCCACGACAGCCTCGTGGCCACAGGGTTTCCCTACTACGACTTCTCGAGATTTCCCGAATACCTCAAGCTGCTGGAGCACCTCATGCGCAACACCCACGGCATCCGCAGGCTGGGCTCCGCCGCAACCGACCTCGCCTACGTCGCCGCAGGCCGCTTCGATGCCTTCTACGAGTACAGCCTCAATCCCTACGACGTGGCAGCAGGCTCCATCATCGTGCAGCAGGCCGGCGGCCATGTCTGCGACTTCGCCGGCGGCTCCAGCTACATCTTCGGCAGAGAAATCGTTGCCTGCAACGCCCTGCTAAAGGATGAGTTCACGGCCATCGTCAAAGATCACCTGAATACAACCAACCGCTAG
- a CDS encoding lysophospholipid acyltransferase family protein encodes MISRIGYSLYYSLSWIIWALPLHAAYAISDTFYFFMYLVVGYRKKVVRQNLTTSFPEKSLQEIKQIERKFYHHLCDLFIESMQLLHMRADEAKKRFRYTNPEVYQRLYAENKNAIVVLGHYGNWEVNVTFPLWSKFQTLATYKPLNDKHFNKKMQEGRERFGIEAVPMKQTIKRMLECAKNGKPTALALIADQAPTQSETDFWVNFLNHETGVFLGPEKISKKINAPVLFLRVDKPKRGYYTLTTTVICENPKETKPGEITKAHVSMLEQIIKEQPEYWLWSHRRWKRSRPSQTALHSLKHE; translated from the coding sequence ATGATATCGAGAATCGGCTACTCCCTATACTACTCGCTAAGCTGGATCATCTGGGCGCTGCCGTTGCACGCCGCCTACGCCATCTCCGACACCTTCTACTTCTTCATGTACCTGGTTGTTGGGTATCGCAAAAAGGTAGTACGCCAGAACCTAACCACCTCCTTCCCCGAGAAATCGCTACAGGAGATTAAGCAGATCGAGCGAAAGTTCTACCACCACCTCTGCGACCTGTTCATCGAGTCCATGCAGCTGCTGCACATGCGCGCTGATGAGGCAAAAAAACGATTCCGGTACACCAACCCCGAGGTATATCAGCGCCTTTACGCCGAGAACAAGAACGCCATTGTCGTGCTGGGCCACTACGGCAACTGGGAGGTAAACGTAACGTTCCCCCTCTGGTCGAAATTCCAAACCCTAGCCACCTACAAGCCGCTAAACGATAAGCATTTTAACAAGAAGATGCAGGAAGGCCGCGAACGCTTCGGAATAGAGGCCGTGCCCATGAAGCAAACGATAAAAAGGATGCTGGAGTGCGCCAAAAACGGGAAGCCAACAGCCCTTGCGCTTATTGCCGACCAGGCTCCCACCCAATCGGAAACCGACTTTTGGGTGAACTTCCTAAACCACGAAACCGGAGTTTTCCTAGGTCCCGAAAAGATCTCCAAAAAGATTAATGCTCCAGTGCTCTTCCTTCGCGTAGACAAGCCCAAGCGCGGATACTACACGCTAACAACAACCGTCATCTGCGAGAACCCCAAGGAGACAAAGCCTGGCGAAATCACCAAAGCGCACGTAAGCATGCTCGAACAGATTATAAAAGAGCAACCCGAATACTGGCTATGGTCGCATCGACGCTGGAAAAGATCTAGGCCAAGCCAAACCGCACTACACAGCTTAAAACATGAATAG
- a CDS encoding glycosyltransferase family 2 protein, translating into MNRVAVVILNWNGCSFLEQFLPSVVENTPTDIADVIVADNGSTDNSLAYLKDRFPSIKTICFDKNYGFTGGYNRAIETLTHEYTILLNSDVETPKGWLEPLYEQMEKNPHVGACMPKMLAYADKHSFEYAGASGGFLDRYGYPFCRGRILSTTEIDSEQYNDPIPVFWASGACLMVRTSLYKKLGGLDSDFFAHMEEIDFCWRLQHAGYKVMVYPQSHVFHVGGGTLPNNNPHKMYLNFRNSLLMLVKNLPAKTLLTTLFVRMVLDGAAGVAFLIQGKWGFFVAVLKAHRDFYRMLSKFLAKRKEVGKSKPSGFYKKSIVFSHLVKGKKTYSLLDPSKFTA; encoded by the coding sequence ATGAATAGAGTTGCCGTTGTTATCCTCAACTGGAATGGCTGTTCCTTTTTGGAGCAGTTTCTTCCTTCTGTTGTTGAAAATACGCCGACAGATATAGCCGATGTTATTGTTGCCGACAACGGATCAACCGACAATAGTTTAGCCTACTTAAAGGATCGCTTTCCCTCAATAAAAACCATCTGTTTCGACAAGAACTATGGCTTTACAGGAGGATATAATAGGGCAATAGAAACTCTCACCCACGAGTACACCATCCTCCTAAATTCCGATGTGGAAACACCCAAGGGTTGGCTAGAACCGCTCTACGAACAGATGGAGAAGAATCCACACGTCGGAGCATGTATGCCCAAAATGCTTGCCTACGCCGACAAGCACTCCTTTGAGTATGCAGGAGCCTCAGGCGGATTCCTCGACAGGTACGGCTACCCATTTTGCCGTGGGAGAATCCTATCCACAACAGAAATCGATAGCGAACAGTATAACGACCCCATTCCTGTTTTTTGGGCTTCTGGAGCTTGCCTTATGGTACGTACCAGCCTCTACAAGAAGTTAGGGGGGCTCGATAGCGATTTCTTTGCTCACATGGAGGAGATTGACTTCTGCTGGAGGCTACAGCATGCTGGATATAAAGTTATGGTATACCCACAAAGCCATGTGTTCCATGTTGGAGGAGGAACGCTACCCAACAACAATCCCCACAAAATGTACCTGAACTTTAGGAATAGCCTTTTAATGCTAGTAAAAAACCTTCCAGCCAAGACGCTACTAACAACCCTGTTTGTGCGAATGGTTTTAGATGGTGCAGCAGGAGTGGCATTTCTAATCCAAGGCAAGTGGGGCTTCTTTGTAGCCGTATTAAAGGCACACAGAGATTTCTATAGAATGCTAAGTAAGTTCCTTGCAAAACGCAAAGAGGTTGGAAAAAGTAAGCCAAGTGGGTTTTACAAGAAAAGTATAGTCTTTAGCCACCTAGTAAAAGGTAAAAAGACGTACAGCCTACTTGATCCATCAAAGTTCACTGCATAA
- a CDS encoding inorganic pyrophosphatase, with amino-acid sequence MKSMDPIVGKLMGLRYKSHPWHGVSIGEEAPTVVTCFIEMVPTDTVKYEVDKISGYLRLDRPQKYSNVVPALYGFIPQTYSGKKVAQMTIDKVSRDGIKGDGDPIDICILTEKDIAHGDILVRARPIGGFRMIDGVDADDKIIAVLENDAVYGEYRDITDCPPMAIDRLRHYFLTYKDLPGEKRRVEISHVYDREEAYEVIKRSMEDYNDRFNLEDMLMLK; translated from the coding sequence ATGAAATCTATGGATCCAATTGTGGGGAAGTTGATGGGATTGCGGTATAAGTCGCATCCTTGGCATGGCGTGTCAATAGGAGAAGAGGCACCTACGGTAGTAACATGTTTTATTGAGATGGTGCCGACAGATACCGTAAAGTACGAGGTTGATAAGATCTCTGGTTACTTGCGATTGGATCGCCCTCAGAAGTATTCGAATGTTGTTCCTGCGTTATATGGCTTTATTCCTCAAACCTATTCGGGAAAAAAGGTTGCACAGATGACAATTGATAAGGTAAGCAGAGATGGCATAAAGGGGGACGGTGACCCTATTGATATTTGTATTCTTACAGAAAAGGATATTGCTCACGGTGATATTTTGGTTCGTGCACGTCCGATTGGTGGTTTTCGGATGATCGATGGAGTTGATGCTGACGACAAGATTATTGCAGTGCTGGAGAATGATGCGGTATATGGCGAATATAGAGATATTACCGATTGCCCTCCAATGGCTATAGATAGGCTAAGGCACTATTTCTTGACATACAAAGATCTCCCTGGAGAGAAGCGTAGGGTGGAAATTAGCCATGTGTACGATAGGGAGGAGGCTTATGAGGTAATTAAACGATCGATGGAGGATTACAACGACCGATTTAACTTAGAAGATATGCTCATGCTAAAATAA
- the murF gene encoding UDP-N-acetylmuramoyl-tripeptide--D-alanyl-D-alanine ligase yields the protein MEALDIIFQQYQKNPRVTTDTRQITTGDIFIALKGGNFDGNNFAKKALEMGAALAVVDDRSIEGDGIVYVENGLFALQELARMYRRTLKIPFIGLTGTNGKTTTKELIVAVLSSKYKVAATKGNLNNQIGVPLTILSIPSDAQVAVIELGANHPLDIDELTSIAMPDLGLITNVGMAHLEGFGSFEGVKRTKGELYDFINSVNGTIFLNTDNSYLVQMAQERKVASTVAYGMSKMGVEILTKDIDHPFLRMRVDKGEMEGITLETQLVGDYNADNVLAAVTIGLHFRISVDHIKKALNEYTPTNNRSQLMRTSKNLVIVDCYNANPTSMEAAISNFTKFNVGSKIAILGDMLELGEASASEHVKIVNLAEQLGVENLLLVGPEFVSVAGSTSAILFTNSNELIEYLKANPIENSLVLVKGSRGIKLENALSLL from the coding sequence ATGGAAGCACTTGATATAATTTTTCAGCAGTATCAAAAAAATCCACGAGTTACGACTGATACTCGACAAATAACGACTGGCGATATTTTCATTGCCCTAAAGGGCGGTAACTTTGATGGAAATAATTTTGCAAAAAAGGCTCTTGAAATGGGAGCTGCTCTAGCAGTTGTTGATGACAGATCAATTGAAGGTGACGGAATTGTTTACGTTGAAAATGGTTTGTTCGCACTTCAGGAACTTGCCAGAATGTATCGTCGTACGCTTAAGATTCCTTTTATTGGATTAACTGGCACTAATGGAAAAACAACGACTAAAGAGTTGATTGTTGCAGTGCTAAGCAGTAAGTATAAGGTTGCTGCCACCAAGGGCAACTTAAATAATCAGATAGGAGTGCCGCTCACAATTCTCTCAATACCTTCTGATGCTCAAGTTGCTGTGATTGAATTGGGTGCCAATCATCCATTAGATATTGATGAGTTGACATCAATTGCCATGCCTGATTTGGGTTTGATTACTAACGTTGGAATGGCTCATCTTGAAGGATTCGGTTCTTTTGAAGGAGTAAAAAGGACGAAAGGGGAACTTTACGACTTTATAAATAGCGTAAATGGCACGATCTTTTTAAACACCGACAATTCTTATCTAGTTCAAATGGCTCAGGAACGTAAAGTTGCTAGTACGGTAGCTTATGGTATGAGCAAAATGGGGGTAGAGATCTTAACAAAAGATATTGATCATCCATTTCTTAGAATGCGAGTTGATAAAGGAGAAATGGAAGGGATTACGCTTGAGACGCAACTTGTAGGTGATTACAATGCCGATAATGTGCTAGCAGCAGTAACGATTGGTCTTCATTTCAGAATCTCTGTCGATCATATTAAAAAGGCTTTGAATGAGTATACTCCAACAAATAACAGGTCGCAGCTGATGCGTACCTCCAAGAATTTGGTTATTGTAGATTGCTACAATGCAAACCCTACAAGTATGGAAGCCGCAATATCAAACTTTACGAAGTTTAATGTTGGCAGCAAGATTGCAATTCTAGGCGATATGCTTGAATTGGGTGAGGCCTCAGCAAGCGAGCATGTAAAAATAGTTAACCTTGCGGAACAGTTGGGGGTGGAGAATTTGCTCCTTGTTGGTCCTGAATTTGTGTCAGTTGCTGGTAGTACAAGTGCAATTCTATTTACAAATTCAAACGAACTTATCGAGTACTTAAAAGCGAATCCAATAGAAAACTCGCTTGTTCTGGTAAAAGGGTCGCGTGGCATTAAGCTGGAAAATGCCTTATCTTTACTATAA
- a CDS encoding SUMF1/EgtB/PvdO family nonheme iron enzyme produces the protein MKINSTVFPILAISALMLVGCGGNSNTARKGNSPTTGWAYNDPKTGGFEVKDAQEQDLGPNLVFIEGGTFTMGQTQQDIFYDWNNIPRRVTVDNFYMDETEVTNTDYREYLFWLRKAYPNFIQVYRKALPDTNVWRRELAFNDPLMKNYFRLPQFNDYPVVGVSWRQANDYCTWRTDRVNELRLIEYGVLDYDPASQFNTDAYLAGQYEGKVKKNLPSLSNSKDGKNGTRRVTLEDGLILPQYRLPTEAEWEYAALALIGNTYDERVVERRNYPWNGHSLRNSDPKDRGVFAANMRRGSGDYKGTAGNANDGFSKPAPVRSFWPNDFGLYDMAGNVNEWVLDVYRPLSAEDVEDFRPFRGNVFTEYRKKEDGSVMVDSLKHLVIDTLKSVKRYNYRKGDNRNIKDGDLGTILGYSMENSSDSVSTTHKMYYQGNNKAKTRPNDGMTSLISDKSRVYKGGSWRDRAYWMVPGTRRYLDENEARDDIGFRCAMESLGDRIPAATSKKK, from the coding sequence ATGAAGATTAACAGTACGGTATTTCCAATATTGGCCATTTCAGCACTAATGCTTGTTGGATGTGGGGGGAATAGCAATACGGCACGAAAAGGGAATTCGCCAACAACAGGTTGGGCTTACAACGATCCCAAAACAGGAGGTTTTGAGGTGAAGGATGCACAAGAACAGGATCTTGGTCCTAATCTGGTGTTCATTGAAGGTGGTACATTTACCATGGGACAAACTCAGCAGGATATCTTTTATGATTGGAACAATATTCCTAGAAGGGTAACTGTGGATAACTTCTATATGGATGAAACCGAAGTTACCAATACGGACTATAGAGAGTATCTGTTTTGGTTACGTAAGGCTTATCCAAACTTCATTCAGGTATATCGTAAGGCGCTTCCCGATACTAACGTATGGCGTAGAGAACTTGCATTTAACGATCCGTTGATGAAGAACTATTTCCGTCTTCCTCAATTTAACGATTATCCAGTTGTTGGAGTTTCGTGGCGTCAGGCTAACGACTACTGTACTTGGCGTACCGACCGTGTTAATGAACTTCGCCTTATAGAATATGGTGTTCTAGATTATGACCCAGCCTCTCAATTTAATACAGATGCGTATCTTGCTGGGCAATATGAAGGAAAAGTAAAGAAAAACCTTCCTAGCTTAAGCAACTCTAAAGATGGGAAGAATGGAACTCGTCGAGTAACTCTTGAGGATGGTCTTATTCTTCCACAATACAGGCTCCCAACTGAAGCAGAATGGGAATATGCAGCTTTAGCTCTTATTGGAAACACTTACGATGAGCGTGTAGTTGAACGTCGAAATTATCCATGGAATGGTCACAGCTTGCGTAATTCTGACCCCAAAGATCGAGGTGTTTTTGCAGCGAACATGAGACGCGGAAGTGGTGACTACAAAGGAACGGCAGGAAATGCAAATGATGGTTTCTCAAAACCAGCACCTGTTCGCTCTTTCTGGCCTAATGATTTTGGGCTCTATGATATGGCAGGTAACGTGAACGAATGGGTTCTTGATGTATATCGTCCGCTATCTGCTGAAGATGTAGAAGATTTCCGTCCTTTCCGTGGAAACGTCTTTACTGAATATAGAAAGAAGGAAGATGGAAGTGTGATGGTTGACTCGTTAAAGCACCTCGTGATAGATACTCTTAAATCAGTTAAGCGATACAACTATCGTAAGGGTGACAACCGTAACATTAAGGATGGTGATCTTGGAACTATCCTAGGGTATTCGATGGAGAATAGCTCAGATAGTGTAAGTACTACTCATAAGATGTACTATCAAGGTAATAATAAAGCAAAGACTCGACCTAATGACGGGATGACCTCGCTTATTAGTGACAAGTCGAGGGTTTATAAGGGAGGTTCTTGGAGAGATAGAGCCTATTGGATGGTTCCTGGAACTCGTCGTTATCTTGACGAAAATGAAGCACGAGACGATATCGGTTTCCGTTGTGCTATGGAAAGTTTAGGAGACCGTATTCCTGCGGCTACAAGCAAGAAAAAGTAA
- the ispF gene encoding 2-C-methyl-D-erythritol 2,4-cyclodiphosphate synthase, protein MNIRIGNGYDVHQLAPGLELWLGGIKIEHEKGSVAHSDGDVLIHAICDAILGAAGLRDIGYHFPDTSSEFKGIDSKILLSRTASLAREKGFSINNIDCVLCLQRPKVKDFIPQMVETLSQVMGIDADQVNVKATTTEKLGFVGREEGIEAYAVALLQKQ, encoded by the coding sequence ATGAATATACGTATTGGGAATGGATACGACGTACACCAACTTGCACCAGGACTGGAACTTTGGTTAGGAGGCATTAAAATTGAGCATGAAAAAGGATCGGTAGCACATTCAGATGGAGACGTTCTTATTCATGCTATTTGCGATGCAATACTAGGAGCCGCAGGGCTCCGCGACATTGGCTATCATTTCCCTGACACCTCATCAGAATTTAAAGGTATAGACAGCAAAATTCTTCTATCTAGAACAGCGTCTTTGGCTAGAGAAAAGGGATTTAGCATCAATAATATAGACTGCGTATTATGCCTACAACGTCCTAAAGTAAAAGACTTCATTCCCCAAATGGTTGAGACTCTTTCTCAAGTTATGGGAATTGACGCAGACCAGGTAAATGTAAAAGCAACCACCACCGAAAAATTGGGCTTCGTTGGTCGCGAAGAAGGCATTGAAGCTTATGCTGTAGCACTTCTGCAAAAACAATAA
- the porV gene encoding type IX secretion system outer membrane channel protein PorV has protein sequence MHKKLRPFFLFGSFLISASNLFGQDNQISVGAPFLTITPDARAAGYGDQGAATSPDNNSQYWNPAKYAFANGKYGGSYSFTPWLKNITDDISLHYLSGYYKVDDKQTVSASLRYFSLGNITFTGNDGNITTDFKPNEFSIDVAYSRKLAESLSASIAFRYLRSDLTGNNAIPDLNIDTKAASAFAADIALYYQKVVGQNEYALGVNISNIGPKVSYSNVGEKSFIPTNLRVGVRYTRCVGEKSKVSGLLETSKLLVPTPDIENGVDKNANKGVLDGIFSSFGDAPGGFKEELKEFVYSIGAEYSYANTIALRAGYFHEAETKGNRKFYTFGFGINYKMFIIDASYLAPSNGGRNNPLDNTFRFSLGFQIPK, from the coding sequence ATGCATAAAAAGTTACGGCCTTTTTTTCTATTCGGCTCTTTTTTGATTTCTGCATCGAACCTATTTGGACAAGATAACCAGATAAGCGTTGGTGCTCCGTTTTTAACCATTACACCAGACGCAAGAGCTGCAGGCTATGGAGATCAAGGTGCCGCAACAAGCCCCGACAACAACTCTCAATACTGGAATCCTGCCAAATACGCTTTTGCAAATGGCAAATACGGAGGATCTTACTCGTTCACCCCATGGCTTAAAAACATTACTGACGATATAAGTTTACACTACCTGTCGGGCTATTATAAAGTAGATGACAAACAAACCGTAAGCGCTTCCTTACGTTATTTTTCTTTAGGGAATATTACATTCACAGGTAATGACGGGAATATCACTACCGATTTTAAGCCAAATGAATTTTCTATTGATGTTGCCTATTCGCGAAAACTAGCAGAATCCCTATCTGCCTCTATTGCATTCCGCTACTTACGATCAGATTTAACGGGAAACAATGCCATTCCAGATTTAAATATTGACACAAAAGCCGCATCTGCATTTGCTGCAGATATTGCTCTTTACTATCAAAAAGTAGTTGGTCAAAATGAGTACGCTTTAGGCGTTAACATTTCTAACATTGGTCCAAAAGTTTCCTACAGCAACGTAGGAGAAAAATCCTTCATCCCTACAAATTTAAGAGTTGGGGTTCGCTACACCCGCTGTGTTGGTGAGAAAAGTAAAGTATCAGGCTTGCTTGAAACATCTAAGCTGCTTGTCCCAACCCCAGATATCGAGAACGGAGTTGACAAAAACGCCAATAAAGGAGTACTCGATGGCATTTTCTCTTCGTTTGGTGATGCCCCAGGAGGATTTAAGGAAGAACTCAAAGAATTTGTTTACTCAATCGGTGCAGAGTATAGCTATGCAAATACTATAGCCCTTCGCGCAGGATACTTTCATGAGGCAGAAACGAAAGGCAATAGAAAGTTCTACACCTTTGGCTTCGGAATTAACTATAAGATGTTCATTATTGATGCCTCATACCTAGCACCATCTAATGGAGGTCGAAACAACCCTCTTGATAATACTTTCAGATTTTCATTGGGATTTCAAATACCAAAGTAG
- the porV gene encoding type IX secretion system outer membrane channel protein PorV, translating to MGFSQSDIIGREFNPIRVAAPFLTITPDSRAAGCGDQGVASGADNNSQYWNPAKYIFADPKMGVSFSYTPWLRNIISGISLSNLAGYYKIDNNQSVSASLRYFSLGEVEFTDNSNTLQKQFKPNEFALDAAYTRRLNDILSSAIGFRYISSNLTGGYAENAVETKKASSFAADISLYLEKSVRMGYNDAEVAFGMSISNIGSKISYSDNENAKSFLPTTLRIGGRYSIIANRTHKISGLVETSKLLVPTPKYDAQGNNLNANKSVVSSIFSSFGDAPGGMKEELNEFSFSLGAEYTFNNTFSLRVGTFNESKNKGNRKFFTVGGGLKYNLFVLDVAYLVATSNSANNPLANTFRITIGTELGQDKYSSSRGRGRSRGGRRHR from the coding sequence ATGGGGTTTTCTCAATCGGATATAATTGGACGAGAGTTCAATCCGATTAGAGTTGCTGCACCGTTTTTGACCATAACGCCAGACTCCAGAGCGGCAGGTTGTGGGGATCAGGGAGTAGCAAGTGGTGCCGACAATAACTCGCAGTACTGGAATCCTGCAAAGTACATTTTTGCGGATCCTAAGATGGGGGTGTCTTTTTCGTACACCCCGTGGCTCAGAAATATCATAAGTGGAATAAGCCTAAGCAACCTTGCCGGCTACTACAAAATTGACAACAACCAATCAGTAAGCGCCTCTCTAAGGTACTTCTCGCTTGGTGAAGTAGAGTTCACCGATAATTCGAATACCTTACAGAAACAGTTTAAGCCAAACGAATTTGCACTTGACGCTGCTTATACCCGTCGGTTAAATGACATTCTATCATCGGCAATTGGCTTTAGATATATTAGTTCCAACCTTACAGGAGGCTACGCCGAGAATGCTGTGGAAACAAAAAAAGCGAGTTCCTTTGCTGCAGACATATCTCTTTACCTGGAAAAATCGGTACGAATGGGGTATAACGATGCTGAAGTTGCATTCGGGATGTCGATATCTAACATTGGCTCAAAAATTTCATACAGCGACAACGAAAATGCCAAGTCGTTTTTACCAACAACCTTACGCATAGGGGGCCGATACTCAATAATCGCCAACCGGACGCATAAAATATCAGGCCTCGTTGAAACTTCGAAGTTACTTGTTCCTACACCCAAATACGATGCACAAGGGAATAATCTAAATGCGAATAAAAGCGTTGTGAGCAGCATTTTCAGCTCGTTTGGAGATGCTCCTGGTGGAATGAAAGAGGAGTTGAACGAGTTTTCCTTCTCGCTAGGGGCCGAATACACCTTCAACAACACGTTTAGCCTACGAGTTGGCACATTCAACGAATCAAAAAACAAGGGAAACCGAAAGTTCTTTACAGTTGGCGGAGGGCTAAAGTATAACCTTTTCGTATTGGATGTTGCCTACCTAGTGGCAACATCCAATAGCGCAAACAACCCTCTAGCAAACACCTTTAGAATAACAATTGGAACTGAACTGGGACAAGACAAATACAGTAGCTCCCGCGGAAGAGGTCGATCACGAGGAGGAAGAAGGCATCGCTAG
- a CDS encoding LemA family protein yields the protein MKKTWIVLAAIAVLVLIIFLWFKNSYNGLVVLDENVKGQWSKVEAQYQRRADLIPNLVNTVKGYADFEKSTLTQVMEARASATQVKVSPENLDAKSIQQFQAAQNQVSSALGRLLAVAENYPNLKANQNFLDLQSQLEGTENRITVARNDFNEEVKIYNKTIRKFPQMIFASMFGFEKAAYFEADKGAEKAPQVKF from the coding sequence ATGAAAAAGACGTGGATAGTGTTAGCTGCAATTGCAGTGCTTGTTCTTATCATCTTCTTATGGTTTAAAAATTCGTACAACGGGCTCGTAGTTTTAGACGAGAATGTTAAGGGACAATGGTCGAAGGTAGAAGCCCAGTACCAAAGAAGAGCGGACCTTATACCAAACTTGGTGAATACTGTTAAGGGGTATGCCGATTTCGAAAAATCGACGCTAACTCAAGTTATGGAAGCAAGGGCAAGTGCAACTCAAGTAAAGGTTAGCCCAGAAAACCTCGATGCTAAGAGTATTCAGCAATTCCAAGCCGCCCAAAATCAGGTTTCATCGGCATTAGGAAGATTGTTGGCTGTTGCCGAGAATTACCCAAACCTAAAGGCTAACCAAAACTTTCTCGATCTTCAATCTCAACTTGAAGGGACTGAAAACAGGATTACGGTTGCCCGTAACGACTTCAATGAGGAGGTGAAAATCTACAATAAAACCATCCGCAAATTTCCTCAAATGATATTTGCATCGATGTTTGGCTTCGAGAAGGCTGCCTACTTCGAAGCCGACAAGGGTGCCGAGAAAGCGCCACAAGTTAAGTTCTAA
- a CDS encoding TPM domain-containing protein: protein MKSQQLFSEKEKEAIVGAIKAAELNTSGEIRVHIESHCKEKSVLDRAAKVFAELGMHKTALRNGVLVYLATADRKFAIIGDAGINQKVPAIFWECIKEKMAGNFREGRLTEGLTEGLLLAGEQLKKHFPRASDDVNELSDEISFGDSME, encoded by the coding sequence ATGAAAAGCCAGCAGCTATTCAGCGAAAAGGAGAAAGAAGCGATTGTCGGCGCCATCAAGGCGGCAGAGCTTAACACTTCTGGCGAAATTCGGGTTCATATCGAGTCGCACTGCAAAGAGAAAAGCGTGCTAGATAGAGCCGCAAAGGTTTTTGCAGAGCTTGGCATGCACAAAACAGCGCTTCGGAACGGGGTGCTCGTCTACCTTGCCACCGCCGACCGCAAGTTTGCCATTATTGGCGACGCGGGAATCAACCAAAAAGTTCCCGCGATTTTTTGGGAGTGCATTAAGGAGAAGATGGCAGGCAACTTCAGGGAGGGACGGCTTACCGAGGGGCTTACCGAAGGGCTACTCCTTGCCGGAGAGCAGCTCAAGAAGCATTTTCCCAGAGCAAGTGACGATGTCAACGAGCTTTCCGATGAAATATCCTTTGGCGATTCGATGGAATAG